From the genome of Candidatus Defluviilinea proxima:
CAAAACGGTTGTCGTGGCGTTGAATGCTTCAGCATCGCCTCAGCATATCCACGTCACCTATGATGCGAAAGCTAAGCCCAAACCCATTTTTGGCGAAGCATCCGAAATATCCGTGGATGGGCGTCTCAGGTTCACCATCCCTGCACGAAGCGGAGTAGTATTGAAGTAGAAGCAAAAGACAGTTACCTTGCAAGTAACTGTCTTTTTAAAGCATTGGTTTGTTTTTATCGATCCACCTAGTACTGTTCAAACGCGAAAGGATAAACAACATGGATGATAATCTTTTCTCCAACCCTTTTGATAAGAACGAACAAAACATGGGCATGAAACCTATCGACTCTGGAGAAGGGGATACCAGTGGACGATCACTTGTATGGTTCCTGATAGGCATCATCGCAATAGGATGCCTCTGTTTCTTCGGCGCCGCACTGCTTTACTACCAACCCGATGTCAAAACACTTTATGCTCAATACTTCCCGTCGCCCACATCGACTCTAACCGCAACACCTGTATCAACTTCTACACCTATACCAACACCTACAAACACACCCACTCCAACGCCCAACATGACCGCCACCGCTATTGCCATCCAGGCAACAGATACCGCTCTTGCTTATCAGGCGACTGCTGAGAACGCGGCAACCAAGTGGAAGGTGATCCGCACCGACACATTCGATTCAAACAAGAACGATTGGCTGGTTGAATCGAATAGTGAAGATGAATACTCTACAACCAGCTACGAGGTTGTAGATGGAAAATACAGATGGGACACAACCGCTCACCAATCGTATATCGGCTGGGTACGAGCTGGCAGAAAGGTACTGAAAGATTTTTACCTGAGCGTGGATATCCAAGCCATGGAAGCGCCCGAAACTGCAGATTACGGTGTGGTCTTCCGTGAGGATGAAGATTCGAATTTCTATTACTTTGGGATCAACGAACAGGGAGAGTATGCCTTGTATGTGTATTTCAAAGAATGGAGCACTCTCATCGACTGGACCAAAACTGATCTGGTCAAACTAGGTAAAGCGAACCGTATCACGGTCATTGGCGAAGGCTCGCATTTTACTTTCTTCATCAACAATCAATATCTGACCGAGTTCACAGATGACACGCTCACCAAAGGTTCCACTGCGTTGGCGGTTGAACTCACAGACACAGACGACCACGCCCTCATTGAGTTCGACAACTTCGATCTACGCGCGCCATGACCAACCAATCCCGAGGGGATGGCAAGATTCTAGAAATAGACGATATTGAAAAAATCCCGAAGGGATGACATTGTTTGAACCTATGTCATCCCTTCGGGATTGATAAACACGATCTGAAATCTATAATCATTTCACTCCTTCGGAGTTATCGATCACTCTCCCCACACGGCTTTCACTAACGCTGGCAGTATTTCACCAGATTTGCCATGAAAGGCATAATCCACTTTGGAAGTGAGAGGTGTTGGCTCGGCGTTGACTTCGATCACGACCGCCCCTTTGTGTCGAGCCGCATGCGCCAGAGACGCGGCCGGTTGCACAACTCCTGACGTGCCAATCGAGATGAACACATCGCAGGAACGAGTCGCTTCGATAGCGGCTTCAAGTTGCTCGCGTGGCAAGGATTCCCCAAACCAAACCACATCTGGCCTCAACAAGCCACCGCATGACTCACACTTGGGAACAGACTCCATATCGTCCCCCCATATTTCAGTGAACATATAACATTCGGAACAACGTACACGCTGGATATTGCCGTGCAGTTCAAGGACATTTTGATTGCCCGCCATGCGGTGCAGGCCGTCCACGTTTTGGGTGATGATGGTAAATTGCGAGACGCGTTTTTCGATCTCGACTAACGCATAATGACCAGGGTTGGGTCGTACAGCCTTGATCGCTTCGCGCCGCCATGCATACCAATCCCAAATCAGTTTGGGGTCACGGGCAAACGCTTCAGGCGACGCTAGGTCTTCGGGTTTGTACTGCGCCCATAAACCAACTTGCGCGTCGCGAAAGGTGCGGAGTCCGCTTTCTTGCGAGGCACCGGCTCCTGTAAGTGCGACCAGTTTCGAGGTCCGAAGAAGAAGCGAGAGAAGTTCAGGCGGGAAAGTTAAAGTCCACACTTTGCCAGTGTCAGGTTGTGATCATAGAGCTGGGTGCGTCCAAGGATCTCAAGGTCTTCATTGACCGAGACAAGTTCATATTCGATCCAGGCGTTCTTGTAACCCGAATAACGTCTGAGGTTATATGTTTCGACGTTGTAATTGAATGACCCATCATCGACCTTGATCATTTCAGCGCCCGCGCTCCATTCACCAACGTTGAGAGTGTTTTGTTTATCACGTAAACGCAAAAAGAGGAAGACACGGTCGGTGCGGTCAGGGTCTTCAACTTGGGCCGTAATCTTAATAGCACGTGTCACACATGCACCCTGCCCCCAATACAGAACAGGCGCAGAATATTGGATCAACTTAAACCCGGAGTTCTGGCTAAAGAACGTAACACTGCTCATGTCGTTGATAAATTCTTCCGAGAAAGTGGGAAGAGGCACGATCGTATCTGTCGGCACAACAATGGGCACGGCATTCGGCGCCAATGGCGTTGTGGCTGGCGTGAATGTGATGGGAGTTGCGACCTTCGTGGCAAACAGATCACGGGTTGGGATCTTCGTGACGGTCGGCTGAGGCGTATCGGTGTTCACAGGGATGGGCGTAGGGGTCGTCAACAAGGCATTGATATCGGGCAGTTGGATACTGCCACAACTGGCGAGCAATAGAGTAAGTAGAAGAACGGGAATAATCTTTTTCATGGTATGTCTCATCATGGAACTAAAACGTCACAATGTGTAAGCGATACGCTGGTGCGGTCCACAACCGAACGCCCAAGCACGTTCAACCCAACTGTGGATGCCACCATTTGGTATTGCAACCACGCATCTTCATAGAACATGTAATCCTCGATCTGGTCGAGTTCCAGTTTGTAGAAATATTTACCTTGATCGTTATCTTTCATAATGGCGCCTGCGCCCCATTCGGTATTGCGCCCGCTGAATTTATCCTGAAGTTTTATGAAAAGCAAAACGTATTTCAATCTTCGCACTGGGGTTACGTTGGCAATAAAAGTGATCGAACGGTCGCCATCACAGGCGCTTCCCCACACAACCTGGCTGGTTGATCTTGAAACATATGTAAAGATATTAGGAGAGGGCGTGAACAGGCTCGGGTCTATCGGTTCGAGCGTGATGGTGGGACGGAATGTCTCAGTCGGTGGCACGGTACGCGTGGGCGGCGGAAGCGTGATGAGCGGGTCTTGCGTGGGCGGTATCTCGGTGGGAGCCGCGGTATTGATCGCAAACGGATCACGCGTGGATGTCGGCGTAGGGAAATGCGTGACCGTTGGCTGAGGCGTAAATGTCGGCGCTGGCGTAGCTGGGGTGAGAAAAGAGAGATCCAGCGGTGGGAGCGCAGAGCAGGCTGTGATGATTACCGAAAGAAGAAGGATGACTGTCTTTTTCATGAGTTCCTCATGGACAATTTTATACCCATCGCACCGCGGGCACTATATCAATTGTATCCGGTTTGACGTGGATTGACCTCCCCCTTTGGCCTTGCGTCCTTGTTTGGAATACGCCTCTTTCTTGGACACCGAGCCTGATTCAGCGGAAAGGACTTGTCACTCCGCTATGACGTACGCCAGCTTTACGGCTCCCATTGAGGTTGCCAATCGGGCTCAGGGTTATCCGTGATCTGGCGCATGGACGAACCATCGGCCCGCATGATAAAGAGATCAGCCTGATCGTTGTTCCGCAAGGAATTGAATGCGATCCACTGACCATCGGGAGAATAGGAACAAGCCGCGTTGTTGCCGCCTTGTGTGAGTTGGGCGGCGGTCTTCGCTTCCACATCAATGCGAAAAATATTCTTATCGCCTTCGGACCCAGCGTAGATCAACAGATACTTTCCATCTGGCGACCAATCAAGACTACCTCCAATACCGCTGAGACCACGCGTCAACTGGCGGACATCGGTAGCATCTGGGTTCATGAGGAATATTTCGTAGGCGTTCGGTTGATCCACGGCCATGGCAAATGCGATTGTCTTGCCATCTGGCGACCAATCGGCAGAGACAATGGTATTCGGCCCGGCATATAACAACTTTGCATTCTTGCCTGTGTTCTCCACCGTCCACAAAGAGGTTGGCCCGTCAGCCGCACGGTTGGCGAACAGGATGGTATTGCCATCAGGAGAAAAACTTGGCGAGAAGGCATTCCCAACATTTTGGGTCAAACGCAATAAGCGCGAGCCGTTGAATATAAAGAGGAATAGGTCGAAGTATCCACCATTTTGATTTGCCGCATAGACAATTGAGCCGCCCAACGGCGAAAACACAGGGTAATAATTATGCGCTTCCACATTTGTGAGCTGTTGGTAACCCGTCCCATCAGCGTTGACCATGCAAAGCTGATTGAAATCACCGCGCGTGCAAGTGAAGATAATGCGACCGATGTTAGGCCTTGTCGGTGCGGGAGCAGGTGTATAGGTTGGCAGAGCAGTTGGAAGGTCGGGGTCTGAGGCGTTGACATCGCCAAGGTTAATGTTCGCCGCAGGGATCAGCATACAGAGGCCAATCATGAGCACGATCAGGATCAATCCGATTGGTACTTGGAAGCGCGAGTTTTTATTTCGTCGGGAAAAGAGTCGCCTTTGAGACATGAGTGAATTTTACATCGTTATTTTTTGTCATCGGGAATGGTAAAGCAAAAAGTGGAGCCCTTCCCCAAGCCTTCCGATTCGATCCATACCCAGCCATGATGCGTTTCGATGATGCGCTTGACTAGGGCAAGGCCGATGCCCGTGCCTTCCACCGTGGCATCTAATTTCTCGAACAAGCCAAAAATCTTGGTATGGTATTGTGCATCAACTCCAATGCCGTTATCTTTTATGAAAATAACCTGCTGACCTGCCGTATTACGAGTACCTATCTCAATAACTGGTTCTGGCTGATCTCCCATGTACTTGATGGCATTGTCGATCAGGTTCTCGAATACTTCCAACAGACGGATGCGGTCACCATACAGAACAGGCAGAACATCTGCGATCACAATTTTGACATTTGAAGAAAGGATTTTTGCATCCAGTAGATCGAGAGTATCCTGCACCAATTCTCGGCAATCGATCTCTTCAGGCGGGTTGACGACACGACCAATGCGCGAGAGTTCAAGCAGTTCTGAGAGTAGGGCATCCATTTTATCCGCCGCATGTGCAATACGTTGCATATCATGTTCGGCCCGTTCAGGGCGATTCTCCTTCACATCTTTTTTGAGCATGCCGATAAAACCCTTGATGGTAACCAGCGGATTCCGTAGATCATGCGAGACCGTGTAAGCAAAACGTTCAAGCTCGGCGTTCTTTTTGTTCAACTCATCAATATATTGCTCACGCTCATTCTGCAAGTGTCTGCGTTGTTCGATCTCATCTCCCAATTGGAGAATGACACCCCGTTGCTTTTGCAAGGATGTTTCCATCTGAAGGCGCAAATAACGGACAATAAACACGATCATACTTTCCTGTGCGGCGAGGGTGATGAACGTTGTCCAGAAATCGGTAAAGGGTTGACCCGAAGAAAGAAGCGGAGGATCGTAGTAGTTCATATCCAGCCAATGTCCCCAACCTCCAATGACGGTCAACTGAAAGATCAAAAAGAACAAAATGGCATTACTCGGCAAGAGCAGTGTACCCAGAATCCCCTGAAGAATGATCGAGATCTGATACCCTGAATACCAATACCCCTCAATGGAAAGACTGAGCAGGTCGGTGAGATTCCAGTGCAGGAGGTAAAACACACCCGCCCAGCCGACTTTTTGTCCTACCAGAAAGTAGATCGAAAACATTATGGGGACGATAAATATAAATAGATTGACCCACAATGGGAAGAAAGGCGTAGTCAGTTCAGGAGCGCCAGAATACGCGCGTTGTATACCGAAACCACGCAAAAGGATCGTGATAGGCAACAAGACACGCAAGGCGCGTTCACGATATATAACGGTTGGATCAGTAGAACGTGTGGTGAACCACCATTTCCACAAGCGGATGATGGGGTTGTGCGACGTGTTCATTCTGTCTTTCCTTTCATCAGAAGACTCGAAAGACTTCACCGACGAGCATTACCCCCGTTGTGTCGAATTTATCCTATTAGACGCGACGTGGGTTCCCAAAAACCTGATACCCGACCTCAACTCATTGACACTTGTCAAATGGATAAGCTTTGAATGAAACATCTTTATTTTACAACGAAATGCAGGCCAAACTTAAGCATCCCAAGTACTATTTGTAAAAAGGAGAACATGCCGAATGCAAGGGAGCTAAACTACAGAATCGTAAAACTCCCCAATCGGCAAAACCGTATGAAGTAGATCAGGTGAGATTTTTCTTTCCCCGCAAAGAACAAAAAGGGATGCAACTCTGCCCAGCCCATCGCATGTTCTTCCAACCCGTCTTCAACCTGTTCCCTCTCCTCGGGTGATAACCACTCAGGCAGATCATCCAGCCAACATGCGGAGGACCAACTCAAATCCATGTTGTGATCGGGTATATCGTCCAATGACTTCTCCAGCGCACGCGCCAAAGACCGGGCATCCTCCGCACTGACCACCTGCCCATCGTTCGTCAGGTACGTACCATCCCATTCTGCATTGAGCAGATGCAAATTCAATCCAACAGGCGGACGTGTCCCCAAGGGTTGCCAGCCATACAAGCGGGCAAGTTCGAGGGTCTTCATCAAGAATTCCCTGCTCCATCTTCTTGAAATGGCTGTGGAGTCATTGAAGAGTTCGATACTCATAAGATGCCAATCACCAGTTCACGTTCAGGCTGTTACATCCTGAACAATAGGTAATGCCACGCTCCAACAGTTTATGAGCACACCTTCCACACACATCACCTGGACCTGAAATATGATGGATCATCTGCTTGCAATCGCGCAAGTTCAAGTTCAGTCGCTTGTGGATCAAGACCATCGCTTCGATCTTGCGATCTCCGCGACACGCAGTCGCCAATTCCAGTTGAATCGCTTCATCAATTTCAGAGGGGAGTGTCAGTGAGCCGTTACATTGGGGGCATTCGTAAACTTCGTCCATAAATAATACTTGCCTGTCACTCATTATACTCATTTACAGCTCTGCATATGGCGATGCGCTTTGCAGGAAAATGAAAGTCGCAACTCCCATAAAGCCACACTACCCCGCCATGCGGTACAATTCCTAAACTATCACCACTAACCGCTAAAAGCTAATTGCTAATAGCTAATAGCTAAAACCTACCCACTAAAAATGTCATCCATCGAAGTTCATAACCTCCAAAAAACATTCCAGACTAAACGCAAAACCGAAGGGCTGGGCGGCTCTGTGCGCTCCCTCATCAAACCACAATACAGCTCCATCGAAGCAGTGCGCGGCATCTCGTTTGAAATGGAAGCGGGTGAACTGCTTGGCTTCATCGGCCCAAACGGCGCAGGCAAATCCACCACGATCAAAATGCTCACAGGCATTCTGCACCCCAGTGGCGGCGATGCCAAAGTGCTCGGGTACGTTCCGTGGAAAGAACGACAACAACTCGCCTATCACATCGGCACCGTCTTCGGTCAACGCCCGCAGTTGTGGTATCACCTCCCCGCCATCGATACCTTCCGTCTCTTCGGCAAGATTTTCGAAATGGAAGATAGCGAGACACAAAAGCGCATCGCCTTTCTTTCGGAAGCGTTCGAGATTGGCGACCTCTTGGAGACTCCCGTACGCAAACTTTCCCTCGGGCAACGGATGCGCTGTGAAGTCGCCGCCTCGCTTCTTCACCGACCGAAGCTGGTTCTCCTCGATGAGCCTTCCATTGGCTTGGACGTGGTCGCCAAACAACACATCCGAGATGCCATCCGCGAAATGGCAAGGGTAGAGAACGTTGGTGTCCTACTCACATCTCATGATGCAGGCGATCTCGAAGCCTTATGTCGCCGCGTCATCGTCATCAATCACGGACAGATGGTCTACGAAGATAAAGTCTCCAACCTCAAACGCAAATTCCTCACATCCAAGTTGGTTGAAGTGCGTTACGCTGAAGAAGTATCGAAAACCTTCAAAGTGGAAGGTACCGAGATGATCAAGATCGGTCAATATGGAGTGAAGCTACGGTTCGACACCCACACAACTCCTGTCGAAAAAGTGTTATCGCATCTGACGGATGCAGGCAGTGTAGTTGATATCACCATCTCCGACCCGCCACTGGAAGAGGTCATTGCAAAGATCTATCAGACACAGGCATAACCCTGAGAGACTTCCTGCAGATCATCGTAACAGTAGAGCAAGCTCTGACCCCGAAGGCAGTGTATTGAGCTTGTCGAAACAGGTCGAATGATTGTAGATTGTATAATGCAATATATTCAAGGATGTAGACAGGAGCCCCCCATGTCAAAGTATCGCGTCACAACGGCCGCATTACGTTTACGTTCTGGGCCTGGCACAACTTACGAAATCATCGGCATGATCTATCGGGATAATACCGTCGAGGGCACTGAGATCACGAACGACTGGGTCCATATAAAAACAGTTGACAATATAGTAGGCTGGAGTCATCGCGCCTATCTTGAACTACAGGCAGAACTCCCACCTCCATCCAACGGAGATACCGTCTACCGCGTAGATGCCACCAGCCTCAACTTGCGTCAGGGCCCCGGAACAAACTACGCAACAGTTGGTTCGCTCATCAAGGGCGAAATGGTCAATGGGCTGGCCCTTTCGCCAGATGGCCTGTGGGCACAGGTTAAGAAGTCAAACAGGGCAACGGGCTGGGCTTCGCTCCAGTACATGTCCAGAGTCATCATTCCACCTGCCAGCTCCACAGATATTCAAATGATCGTCACAACCGACACATTGAATGTCCGCTCTGGACCCGGCACGGGGTACACGATCGTCGGCAAGGTCAACCGTGGAGATCGCTTGATCTACATCAGCGCCACGCCAGATTGGGCATGGGTTAACCTCAAGATCAGCGATACCAAAACTGGCTGGTGCTCTTCAAAGTACCTGATGGAACAGAACGATCTCTTCGCCCTGCCATCTGAGTATCCTGCTACAGGCTTTCACCGTGCATTGACAGATACCTTATACATGCGAGAAGGCCCTGGCGAAAATTATCCACAAACTGTAGAGATGAAATTCAATCGCGTCGTCATCGTGGATACGCTTTCAAGCGATGGCAAATGGAAACACTGCACAAACGCTTGGGGCGAATCAGGTTGGTATCCAGTAGAACGCCTCTCCCCGCTCGGAGATGTAGCCATCCAGAAAAGCAAAGAAGAGTTCCCGTGGCTTCCCATCGCATTCGCAGAGTTCGGGACACGTGAGATCCCCGGGGCAAAGAACAATCCCCGAATTGTGGAATACCTGAACAGCACAGACCTGGCCCAGAAATATCCCTACCTGCCCGACGAAACGGATTGGTGCGCGGCCTTCGTCAACTGGTGTATCGAAAAAAGCGGACTTTCCTCCATGAACTCGGCCCTTGTCAATCCGTGGACGAAGTGGGGTAAAGCATCGAATCCCCCTAAACGAGGGGCTGTCATCACCTTCCTCTGGGATGATGGCTGGGCACATGTCTCATTCTATCTAGGCGAGATCGGCAATTACGTCGTCTGTCTGGGCGGCAATCAAAGCGACGCGACATGGATCTCGGTGTACCACAAGAAATATGTAACAAGTTATCGCGTTTACTAGTAGATGGTGCATCGCATCTTCATAGAAAATATGAATCCAAAGCGTGGATTCGTCTGCTTTTGTGGACCAATCCACCCGTGTGGTGCGACGCACTCAGCCAGCACACTCGCTGACTCTATATCATAAAGAGAGAAGAATGAAATCATTTCCCATTGCATTGAAAAGACCTTACGAGATCACACAACACGGCGAGACACGCATAGATCATTACCACTGGCTCCGTCAACGCGAAGACCCTGATGTGTTGAAGCATTTACATGTTGAGATGGATTATCTCGAAGAGGTCATGGGGCACACGAAGCCATTACAAGAGACGCTTTTCTCCGAGATGAAGGAAAGGATTCAGGAAACCGATTCAACTGTCCCTGAAGAGAGAGGCGGGTATCTGTATTACGAGAGAACAGAAGCAGGGAAGCAGTATCCTATTTTTTGCAGGAAAAAGATTTCGACGGGAAGTCCAGAAGAGATTTTGCTCGATCAAAACGTATTAGCGGAGGGGAAAGATTTTTGCAGTGTCAGCGCATTTGAGGTCAGCCCTGATGGCAACACGCTTGCATACTCTGTGGATGTGAAGGGCGATGAAGTATATACGATCTACTTCAAGAACCTTGTTACTCAAGCGTTGTATCCTGAAACAATAGCGAACGCAAGCGGCAGTGTGTACTATCACACAGGCGTTGAATGGGCGAACAATAGCAAGACGCTCTTCTATTCAACGTTGGACGATGCCAAGCGTCCGTTCAAGTTGCATCGCCACGAACTCGGGACCAACCCATCACAAGATGTTACGGTCTACACAGAAGAAGACGAAACATACTTCCTGTTCTTTCGCAAAACGTGCGACGATCTTTATATCATCACCGAACATCACAGCACACTGACAAGTGAAGCGCGTTTTCTCTCGGCAGATCAACCTAATGGTGAACTGAAAATCATTTCGCCACGCAGGCAGGGCGTTGAGTTCTACGTCAACCACCACAAAGGATTCTTTTACATCCTTACAAACGAGAATGCGAAGAACTTCAAGCTTGTCAAAGCGCCTGTTGCCAATGCAAGCCATGAACATTGGCAGGAAGTTATCCCCCATCACAATGATGTCATGCTGACCGCAATGGATACCTTCGCCAATCATCTCGTATTGTATGAGCGCAAAAACGGCTTGCCGCAAATCCGTATCTTTGATGCGGACGATATGAGCAACTCACATTACGTCAACTTCCCTGACCCCACGTATTACTTTGAGCCAGAAAGAAATAGCGAATTCAACACAAACTCTCTGCGCATCAAATATTCATCGCTCATTACGCCTGTATCGATTGTGGATTACCACATGGTCACAAAAGAATGGGAGTTGAAGAAAGAAGATAAGATCAACGGATACGACAGATCAAACTATGTCTGCGATCTTATTTACGCAACTGCATCGGACGGAAAACAAATTCCTATTTCGATCTCGTATCGCAAAGATCTAAAACTGGATGGGAGCCATCCGACTCTGCTACACGGATACGGAGCCTATGGCGCCAACCTTGAAGCGGAGTTTACACCCAATCGCATCAGCCTTCTGGACCGTGGGTTTGTGTACGCCATCGGACACGTTCGTGGCTCTTCGGTCTTGGGGCGTGAATGGTACGAAGAGGGAAAGGTTTTGAAAAAGAAGAATTCCTTCACTGACTTTATCGCATGTGCGGAGTATCTCATTGAGAAAGGCTTTACCTCAAAAGATAAACTCGCCATCCTTGGCGTGTCAGCAGGTGGCCTGCTCGTGACCTCGTGCATGATCATGCGTCCCGACTTGTACAAGGCTGTCATCGCCAAAGTCCCATTCGTGGATGTCATCAACTCGATGAGTGACCCAACCATTCCGCTTACGACACATGAATACGATGAATGGGGCAACCCCGAGATCAAAGAACAGTATGAGTATATGATGTCCTACTCCCCGTATGACAACATCAAGACAAGGGAATATCCAAATCTTTTATTGACGGCTGGGTACAACGATCCGCGTGTCGCGTATTGGGAACCTGCCAAATTTGCGGCAAAGCTACGCGAATCAAAAACTGACGACAATCTGCTGTTGCTTAAGACCAACTTCCATGCAGGCCATGCTGGTTCTTCAGGACGGTATGATTTCTTGAAGGAAGTCGCATTCGAATATGTGTTCCTGATCGATAGATTGAGCTAGAAACAAAACAACTCCCGAGAATCTCGGGAGTTGTTGATCAAACATACAAGAGCGTTTAGGCGGGTTGACTTGCCTTCGCGACGATGTCTTCCAGCATCTTTGTGCTAAGTGATTTGGGACGTTCGATGGGCCAGCCGAGGGCACGTGCCCAAACATAGTTGGCGGTCACACCGAGGGCACGACCGACACCAAAGAGAACGGTATAGAAGTCGAATTCGCGCACGCCATAGTAATACTGCAATGCACCAGAGATCGCATCCACGTTCGGGGCGGGATTCTTGGCCTTGCCTTGTTCGCGCAGAACGGTTGGCACTACATCGAAGACCATGTCCGCAAGGCGGATGAGGTCATCTTGCGGGAAACGCTTCTTGGCAAATTCCATCTGTGCAGTGAAGCGCGGATCGGGCACACGTAAAACAGCGTGACCATAACCAGGGATGACATGTCCACTGTTGAGGGTGTCCCATGCGAATTTGTAGAGTTCATCGCGTGAGGGCACGCCACCAAACTGCTTATGGACATCCAACAACCAACCGAGACATTCCTGATTCGCAAGTCCATGTAGAGGGCCAGCCAACGCATTTAAAGCAGCTGAAAAGGCGTAGAAAGCGTCTGATAGTGTAGAAGCAGTCAGATGCATGGCGTGAGCCGAAGCATTTCCAGATTCATGATCGGAGTGGATAATGAAGTACAGGCGGGCAAGTTCAGCGTATCCCTTTTTATCTTTCACTTTCATAATGCGCGCAAAGTTCGTACCGTAATCCTGTTTGGGGTTGTATTTCAACTTCTTGGTTTCGTTGAAATACTTCATGCGGTAGATGAAGGCCGCGATCAAAGGAAGTTTCGCTGTGAGGTTCAGGCTGTCTTCCAGAGCAGCTTCCCAATATGCATCTTTCTTCATGCTGTGATACTTGCTCGCAAAAACGGAACCGCCCTGCAAGGCCAACACAGCCTGCGAGAGAAGCACCATCGGGTGCGTATCTTTCGGCATGGACTTGAGCATTTTGTAAACGTGATCGGGAAGTTCAGCGCGCTTTGCCCATTCGGCTTCCACTTCCAAGGCTTGTTCCTTGGTGGGCACTTCACCGATCATGAGCAGGTAATACAAACCACC
Proteins encoded in this window:
- a CDS encoding citrate (Si)-synthase; amino-acid sequence: MILHEKLSAQLPAWRERMKSLAKDHADVVVDQVTVGQVVGGMRDIKSLLTDVSFVDPAEGIRFRGMSIPETLKALPKARGVKMPLVGGLYYLLMIGEVPTKEQALEVEAEWAKRAELPDHVYKMLKSMPKDTHPMVLLSQAVLALQGGSVFASKYHSMKKDAYWEAALEDSLNLTAKLPLIAAFIYRMKYFNETKKLKYNPKQDYGTNFARIMKVKDKKGYAELARLYFIIHSDHESGNASAHAMHLTASTLSDAFYAFSAALNALAGPLHGLANQECLGWLLDVHKQFGGVPSRDELYKFAWDTLNSGHVIPGYGHAVLRVPDPRFTAQMEFAKKRFPQDDLIRLADMVFDVVPTVLREQGKAKNPAPNVDAISGALQYYYGVREFDFYTVLFGVGRALGVTANYVWARALGWPIERPKSLSTKMLEDIVAKASQPA